From the genome of Dietzia lutea, one region includes:
- a CDS encoding TM0106 family RecB-like putative nuclease — MARPTIPRADVEVDVDLESHLDDGAYLWGTLLTLRDGRPLEDEGYRPFVTWSRLPDADEGRAFAEFWRWLTGIRDRAAGQGRSFRAYCYSRAAENGWLLSSAGRFGPEGTLAVVKGVPGVAEVRRFISSPLWVDVHEAVATQFVSTSGLGLKVVAPVAGFTWRDPEAGGEASLGWYRDAQAARGVERDAGRERILAYNEDDVRATRAVREWITRFG; from the coding sequence GTGGCGCGGCCGACGATCCCCCGGGCGGACGTCGAGGTGGACGTCGACCTCGAGAGTCACCTCGACGACGGCGCCTACCTGTGGGGCACGCTGCTCACCCTGCGGGACGGGCGGCCGCTCGAGGATGAGGGCTACCGGCCGTTCGTCACGTGGTCCCGACTGCCGGACGCCGACGAGGGGCGGGCGTTCGCGGAATTCTGGCGCTGGCTCACCGGGATACGGGACCGGGCGGCAGGGCAGGGGCGCTCGTTCCGCGCGTACTGCTATTCACGGGCCGCCGAGAACGGCTGGCTCCTCTCCTCGGCGGGCAGGTTCGGTCCGGAGGGCACCCTCGCCGTCGTCAAGGGGGTCCCCGGCGTCGCCGAGGTGCGGCGCTTCATCTCCTCTCCACTGTGGGTGGATGTTCACGAGGCCGTCGCCACCCAGTTCGTCTCCACGTCAGGCCTGGGTCTCAAGGTGGTCGCGCCGGTCGCCGGGTTCACCTGGCGGGATCCCGAGGCGGGCGGTGAGGCCTCGCTCGGGTGGTACCGGGACGCGCAGGCGGCCCGGGGCGTCGAACGCGACGCCGGGCGCGAGCGGATCCTCGCCTACAACGAGGACGACGTCCGCGCCACGCGGGCCGTGCGGGAGTGGATCACGAGGTTCGGCTGA